The Triticum aestivum cultivar Chinese Spring chromosome 7B, IWGSC CS RefSeq v2.1, whole genome shotgun sequence genome window below encodes:
- the LOC123158366 gene encoding uncharacterized protein: MGAMEKRLKEMGIRYMKRTINEEEGSPIDQLFFKDPDGFMIEICNCENLELVPAGALGRLRLPRDRHNPPLRMDGGARRARGRHGARDGARRPSRSLSGVFKVFDEMSSTT, encoded by the coding sequence ATGGGCGCGATGGAGAAGAGGTTGAAGGAGATGGGGATCAGGTACATGAAGAGGACCATCAACGAGGAGGAGGGTTCGCCGATCGACCAGCTCTTCTTCAAGGACCCCGATGGCTTCATGATCGAGATCTGCAACTGTGAGAACCTCGAGCTCGTCCCCGCCGGCGCGCTCGGCCGCCTCAGGCTCCCCCGCGACCGCCACAACCCGCCTCTCCGGATGGATGGCGGAGCTCGCCGAGCACGCGGCAGGCATGGTGCGAGGGACGGCGCCAGGCGCCCGAGCCGCTCCCTCTCCGGCGTGTTCAAAGTGTTTGACGAAATGTCAAGCACAACTTGA